A window of the Garra rufa chromosome 10, GarRuf1.0, whole genome shotgun sequence genome harbors these coding sequences:
- the gnb4a gene encoding guanine nucleotide-binding protein subunit beta-4, with protein sequence MSELEQLRQEAEQLRNQIRDARKACSDSSLSQITAGLDSVGRIQMRTRRTLRGHLAKIYAMHWATDSRLLVSASQDGKLIIWDSYTTNKIHAIPLRSSWVMTCAYAPSGNYVACGGLDNICSIYSLKTREGNVRVTRELPGHTGYLSCCRFLDDSQIVTSSGDTTCALWDIETGQQTTTFTGHSGDVMSLSLSPDSRTFVSGACDASSKLWDIRDGMCRQSFTGHVSDINAVIFFPNGNAFTTGSDDATCRLFDLRADQELMMYSHDNIICGITSVAFSKSGRLLLAGYDDFNCNVWDTLKGERAGVLAGHDNRVSCLGVTSDGMAVATGSWDSFLRIWN encoded by the exons ATGAGTGAGCTGGAGCAGTTGCGGCAGGAGGCAGAGCAGCTGCGCAATCAGATCAGA GATGCCAGGAAAGCATGCAGCGACTCCAGCCTGTCCCAG ATTACAGCTGGTCTGGATTCAGTTGGAAGGATCCAGATGAGAACGAGACGGACACTCCGAGGCCATTTAGCCAAAATCTACGCAATGCACTGGGCTACTGATTCTAG gTTACTAGTTAGTGCCTCACAAGATGGCAAACTCATCATTTGGGACAGCTACACCACAAACAAG ATTCATGCCATTCCTTTAAGGTCATCGTGGGTGATGACTTGTGCCTACGCTCCCTCAGGGAATTATGTGGCCTGCGGAGGCCTGGACAACATCTGCTCAATCTACAGCCTTAAAACCCGTGAGGGCAATGTCCGAGTCACCAGAGAACTTCCTGGACACACAG GTTATTTGTCATGTTGTCGCTTTCTGGATGATAGTCAGATAGTCACCAGCTCTGGAGATACTACATG TGCTCTGTGGGACATTGAGACTGGTCAGCAGACCACCACATTCACAGGGCACAGTGGAGATGTGATGAGCCTGTCCCTCAGCCCAGACTCTAGGACTTTTGTGTCAGGTGCCTGCGACGCGTCCTCCAAACTGTGGGACATCCGAGACGGAATGTGCAGACAGTCTTTCACCGGACATGTTTCTGATATTAATGCTGTCATT TTCTTCCCAAATGGTAATGCGTTCACCACAGGCTCGGATGACGCCACTTGTCGTTTGTTTGACCTTCGCGCAGACCAGGAACTGATGATGTATTCACATGACAACATTATCTGTGGCATCACCTCTGTGGCCTTCTCTAAGAGTGGCCGCCTGCTGCTCGCTGGCTATGATGACTTCAACTGCAATGTTTGGGATACCCTAAAGGGAGAGCGTGCAG GTGTTCTAGCTGGGCATGACAACAGGGTCAGTTGTTTGGGGGTAACCAGTGACGGCATGGCTGTGGCCACCGGTTCTTGGGACAGCTTCCTTAGGATATGGAACTGA